A region of Lichenibacterium dinghuense DNA encodes the following proteins:
- a CDS encoding response regulator: MATRGERAVLRGGGALGDRIRSFDWATTPLGAVESWPSPLKTLVRVMLAAKQPMFVAWGPDLTMLYNDGYVDLLGSKHPGALGAPFFRVWAEIRDDIQPLVDQVYAGEPVHMDDIALLVDREGRTPEAHFAFSYTPVYDDDDDGEVRGFFCPCAETTEQVLTERRQGFRLALEESLRGLEDPEAIVGTAVNALGRYLGVSRVGYGEVQPDGTSVVLTTGFTDGVASIEGTFPLRDFGEASIARQRGGGTSHSDDVLADPAFEAAPWTAIDTRAFVSVPMMRDGDLAASLFINQREPRRWTADEVALVEGVAARVWDAVERARAERALRDSEAHLSGIFQQTGAGFAELDTDGGFLSVNGRFCAMAGRKPEELLRLRMRDITHPDDRAVSEAALRQAAVAGEPATVEKRLVRPDGTTLWVANTKSAIAAVAGRRTVLVVAIDIEERKAAERALADAKLAAEEANVAKSTFIANMSHELRTPLSAIIGYSEMMLEEIEDGAESADLASDMRKIEGNARHLLGLINDVLDLSKVESGKMEVYAEEFDLAAAVREVADTVQTLVGKKGNSLRLDLAPDLGNMHSDLTKVRQMLLNLLGNAAKFTEGGTITLSAAREVGEAGPVVCLRVSDTGIGMTPEQLDKLFQRFQQADSSTTRRFGGTGLGLSLTKAFADMLNGSVSVESTEGKGTSFTLRLPSTHVEAGMDDTILLADEVRAGDDAGEDASLDLVLVIDDDPDQRILMTRFLKREGFRVQVAPDGRRGLELARSLRPRAILLDVMMPGIDGWSVLSILKADADVADIPVVMVTSVEQRGLAAALGATGYVQKPVRWDRFKAIMDRFRPPEERVLVIDDDADTRERLRAFLEKDGWRVSEAENGQDGLDKVEAARPGVILLDLTMPVMDGFTFLRHLRTRGDGSEIPVVVLTALDLTREDRRRLAGANQILHKGDVSLRSIAERLHRLVAQG; encoded by the coding sequence ATGGCGACAAGGGGTGAGCGCGCCGTGCTGCGCGGCGGCGGGGCCTTGGGCGACCGCATCCGGTCCTTCGACTGGGCGACGACGCCCCTGGGCGCGGTGGAGTCCTGGCCCTCGCCGCTGAAGACGCTGGTCCGCGTCATGCTGGCGGCCAAGCAGCCCATGTTCGTCGCCTGGGGGCCGGACCTGACGATGCTGTACAACGACGGCTACGTCGACCTGCTCGGCAGCAAGCACCCCGGCGCGCTCGGGGCCCCGTTCTTTCGGGTCTGGGCGGAGATCCGCGACGACATCCAGCCCCTGGTGGATCAGGTCTATGCCGGCGAGCCCGTGCACATGGACGACATCGCGCTCCTGGTGGACCGCGAGGGCCGGACACCCGAGGCCCACTTCGCCTTCTCCTACACCCCGGTGTACGACGACGACGACGACGGCGAGGTCAGGGGCTTCTTCTGCCCGTGTGCCGAGACCACCGAGCAGGTCCTGACCGAACGTCGCCAGGGGTTCCGCCTGGCGCTGGAGGAAAGCCTGCGAGGCCTGGAAGACCCCGAGGCCATCGTCGGCACCGCCGTGAACGCCTTGGGACGATACCTCGGGGTCAGCCGCGTCGGCTACGGCGAGGTGCAGCCGGACGGGACCAGCGTGGTCCTGACGACCGGGTTCACCGATGGCGTCGCCTCCATTGAGGGGACGTTCCCGCTCCGCGACTTCGGCGAGGCCTCGATAGCCCGACAGCGCGGGGGCGGGACAAGCCACAGCGACGACGTGCTGGCGGACCCGGCCTTCGAGGCCGCCCCATGGACGGCCATCGACACCCGGGCCTTCGTGTCGGTGCCGATGATGCGGGACGGCGACTTGGCGGCCAGCCTGTTCATCAACCAGCGCGAGCCCCGCCGCTGGACCGCCGACGAGGTGGCCCTGGTCGAGGGCGTCGCGGCGCGGGTGTGGGACGCGGTCGAGCGGGCGCGGGCCGAGCGGGCCCTGCGCGACAGCGAGGCCCACCTCAGCGGCATCTTCCAGCAGACCGGCGCCGGCTTCGCGGAGCTGGACACAGACGGAGGGTTCCTGTCCGTCAACGGCCGCTTCTGCGCCATGGCGGGGCGCAAGCCGGAGGAACTGCTGCGCCTGCGCATGCGCGACATCACACACCCGGACGACCGGGCCGTGAGCGAGGCCGCCCTGCGGCAGGCCGCCGTCGCGGGCGAACCCGCCACCGTCGAGAAGCGCCTGGTGCGGCCGGACGGCACGACGCTGTGGGTCGCCAACACGAAGAGCGCCATCGCGGCGGTGGCCGGGCGCCGCACGGTGCTCGTCGTCGCCATCGACATCGAGGAGCGCAAGGCGGCCGAACGGGCGCTGGCCGACGCCAAGCTCGCGGCCGAGGAAGCCAACGTCGCCAAGTCGACGTTCATCGCCAACATGAGCCACGAGCTGCGCACGCCGCTCTCCGCCATCATCGGCTATTCGGAGATGATGCTGGAGGAGATCGAGGACGGCGCGGAGTCGGCGGACCTCGCCTCCGACATGCGCAAGATCGAGGGCAACGCCCGCCACCTGCTCGGCCTCATCAACGACGTGCTCGACCTCAGCAAGGTCGAGAGCGGCAAGATGGAGGTCTACGCCGAGGAGTTCGACCTCGCCGCCGCCGTGCGCGAGGTGGCCGACACCGTGCAGACCCTGGTCGGCAAGAAGGGGAACAGCCTCCGCCTCGACCTCGCGCCGGACCTCGGCAACATGCATTCCGACCTGACCAAGGTCAGGCAGATGCTGCTCAATCTCCTGGGTAACGCCGCCAAGTTCACCGAGGGCGGGACCATCACCCTGTCGGCCGCGCGCGAGGTTGGGGAAGCGGGGCCTGTCGTGTGCCTCCGCGTGTCCGACACGGGCATCGGCATGACGCCGGAGCAGTTGGACAAGCTGTTCCAGCGCTTCCAGCAGGCCGACAGCTCGACCACGCGGCGGTTCGGCGGCACGGGTCTCGGCCTCTCGCTGACCAAGGCCTTCGCCGACATGCTGAACGGCAGCGTGTCGGTCGAGAGCACGGAAGGCAAGGGCACCAGCTTCACCCTCAGGCTGCCCTCGACCCACGTCGAGGCCGGGATGGACGATACCATCCTCCTTGCCGACGAGGTGCGGGCGGGGGACGACGCCGGCGAGGACGCGAGCCTGGACCTCGTCCTGGTCATCGACGACGACCCGGACCAGCGCATCCTGATGACACGCTTCCTCAAGCGGGAGGGCTTCCGGGTCCAGGTCGCCCCGGACGGTCGCAGGGGGCTCGAACTCGCGCGCTCGCTCCGCCCCCGCGCCATCCTGCTCGACGTGATGATGCCCGGCATCGACGGATGGTCGGTGCTGAGCATCCTTAAGGCGGACGCGGACGTGGCCGACATCCCGGTCGTGATGGTGACGTCGGTCGAGCAGCGCGGCCTGGCCGCGGCGCTGGGCGCCACCGGCTACGTGCAGAAGCCGGTGCGCTGGGACCGCTTCAAGGCCATCATGGACCGCTTCCGCCCGCCCGAGGAGCGGGTGCTCGTCATCGACGACGACGCCGACACGCGGGAGCGGCTGAGGGCGTTCCTGGAGAAGGACGGTTGGCGCGTCTCCGAGGCGGAGAACGGGCAGGACGGCCTCGACAAGGTGGAGGCGGCCCGGCCCGGGGTGATCCTGCTCGACCTGACCATGCCGGTGATGGACGGGTTCACCTTCCTGCGGCACCTCCG